A single genomic interval of uncultured Desulfobulbus sp. harbors:
- a CDS encoding periplasmic heavy metal sensor has translation MKTTNTRNKLMMAAILTSGLTLAISQAVMAQPEKHGGHGPQGREVDAPCRYQMNAELQKAQDKFLAETVPERKALAQKKAEMRAIMKAGTPDTVKASAVAGELFELREKLRLKAHELGIPLPMLLMEQGCDGMKYHGRNMMDSSM, from the coding sequence ATGAAAACAACCAACACCAGAAATAAACTCATGATGGCTGCCATCCTGACCAGCGGACTGACCTTGGCAATCAGTCAGGCGGTCATGGCCCAGCCTGAAAAACACGGTGGACACGGCCCTCAGGGCAGAGAGGTTGACGCACCCTGCCGCTACCAGATGAATGCAGAGTTGCAGAAGGCTCAGGATAAATTCTTGGCAGAGACCGTGCCCGAACGCAAAGCGCTTGCCCAGAAGAAAGCTGAAATGCGGGCGATCATGAAAGCCGGAACACCCGATACAGTCAAAGCTTCAGCGGTTGCCGGAGAGTTGTTCGAACTCCGCGAGAAACTTCGTCTCAAGGCCCATGAACTTGGCATCCCCCTCCCCATGCTACTCATGGAACAAGGTTGCGACGGCATGAAGTACCATGGGCGCAACATGATGGACTCAAGTATGTAA
- a CDS encoding ATP-binding protein, giving the protein MRSRLLQQCKRPDYLFSSPWLLAAAGGLLIMIVVTFAFHNLRLEERLMTNAMLQKASTLTRVLHSGARASFLNDLRKDYWNNESWFVHVQRVIDHLAEDPDLLFFMVVDKNGKIIAHSNHARIGTIGVIPELREAEQGGEGPPQLVFTLRETKEFGRVFETVRPLNLVFPSILPLPVRPLAEGPSPLFFHTPSGAPHPLFRLLPDGPQKGNPHFVVIGLDTKEFDRTLSRLRMQIFMLSLAMLFVGLGGWFSLSAVQGFRVSQKTLDDIQAFTSLLIAKLPVGVIATDVRGYITTWNQTISHLTGVKRLDATGRLPQEVLPEELAAFFAHEVEFEEVKEGRQVSVRLTLGERRYELVCYPLTIFDSRSQYLGRVLLISDVTEIRGLEQRMRENERLAAVGRMAGGVAHEVRNPLSSIKGLALLLKNKFPQGSREQATAELLIQETERMNRTITEMLSFTRPSALNLTRIDIDQLLGKSMTLIRAEALENEIETTLTMQPGLKPVLGDVDRLQQVFMNVLINAMQAMDKGGRLIITLKNLDEAGVVELKICDTGPGIDPDLLPQVFYPYFTTKQAGTGLGLAISQKIIADHGGSIELESELGSGTTVIIQLPQWTQGEHS; this is encoded by the coding sequence ATGAGATCGCGCCTCCTTCAACAATGCAAACGACCCGACTACCTCTTTTCCTCTCCTTGGCTCCTGGCGGCGGCCGGTGGTCTGCTGATCATGATTGTGGTCACCTTTGCCTTTCACAACCTGCGTCTGGAAGAACGGTTAATGACAAACGCAATGCTGCAGAAGGCTTCGACCTTGACCCGTGTCCTTCATTCCGGTGCCCGGGCCTCCTTTCTCAATGACCTGCGAAAGGATTATTGGAATAACGAATCCTGGTTTGTTCATGTGCAGCGGGTTATCGACCACCTGGCTGAGGATCCCGATTTGCTGTTTTTCATGGTGGTCGATAAAAACGGCAAGATCATCGCCCACAGCAATCATGCCCGCATCGGGACGATCGGGGTGATTCCCGAACTTCGGGAGGCGGAGCAGGGAGGGGAAGGGCCACCGCAACTCGTCTTCACTCTTCGCGAAACCAAGGAGTTCGGCCGGGTCTTCGAGACGGTCCGCCCCCTCAACCTGGTGTTTCCCTCTATCCTGCCCTTACCGGTACGTCCGTTGGCCGAGGGGCCGAGTCCGTTGTTTTTTCATACCCCATCCGGAGCACCGCACCCCCTGTTTCGCCTTTTGCCGGACGGACCGCAGAAGGGGAATCCCCATTTTGTGGTCATCGGCCTGGATACCAAGGAGTTTGACCGTACCCTGAGTCGACTGCGGATGCAGATTTTCATGCTTTCACTGGCCATGCTCTTTGTCGGCCTGGGCGGTTGGTTTTCCCTTTCAGCGGTACAGGGATTCCGCGTTTCGCAGAAGACGCTTGACGATATACAGGCCTTTACCTCCTTGCTCATCGCCAAGTTGCCGGTCGGGGTTATCGCCACCGATGTCCGCGGCTATATCACGACCTGGAATCAGACCATCAGTCACCTCACCGGTGTCAAGCGTCTTGACGCCACCGGACGACTTCCTCAGGAGGTTCTGCCCGAGGAACTGGCCGCCTTCTTTGCACATGAAGTCGAGTTTGAGGAGGTCAAGGAGGGGAGGCAGGTGAGTGTTCGCCTGACCTTGGGCGAGCGGCGTTACGAGCTGGTCTGCTATCCTCTGACCATTTTCGATAGCCGCTCTCAGTATTTGGGGCGGGTGCTTTTAATTTCGGATGTCACCGAGATTCGAGGGCTGGAGCAGCGCATGCGTGAAAACGAGCGACTGGCGGCTGTGGGGCGTATGGCCGGCGGTGTGGCCCATGAGGTCCGCAACCCGTTGAGCTCGATCAAGGGATTGGCCCTGCTCTTGAAAAATAAATTTCCTCAGGGAAGCAGGGAGCAGGCTACCGCCGAGTTATTGATTCAAGAAACCGAACGGATGAATCGAACCATCACCGAGATGCTCAGTTTTACCCGCCCCTCGGCGTTGAATCTCACTCGCATCGATATTGATCAGTTACTTGGGAAAAGCATGACCCTCATTCGTGCAGAGGCCCTGGAGAATGAGATTGAAACCACGCTGACAATGCAACCTGGCTTGAAACCTGTCCTTGGCGATGTTGATCGATTACAGCAGGTGTTTATGAATGTACTGATCAACGCAATGCAGGCCATGGACAAGGGCGGGCGGTTGATTATCACCCTCAAGAATCTGGACGAGGCCGGGGTGGTTGAGCTCAAGATTTGCGACACAGGTCCAGGGATCGATCCCGACTTGCTGCCCCAGGTCTTTTACCCCTATTTTACGACCAAGCAGGCGGGGACCGGTCTTGGCCTGGCGATCTCGCAGAAGATTATCGCCGATCATGGCGGTTCCATCGAGTTGGAAAGTGAGCTTGGCAGCGGAACAACGGTCATTATTCAGTTGCCGCAATGGACACAGGGTGAGCATTCATAA